One Actinomycetota bacterium DNA window includes the following coding sequences:
- a CDS encoding TrkA family potassium uptake protein — protein sequence MRIVIMGGGKVGFFLAELLGGKGHQVTVIERNRELCERLAVETSAVVIQGDGCDLRYQEEADVGGAEVFAAVTGDDDDNLVACQLARTYFQVPRTVARVNNPKNERIFNLLGVDAISSTTVIAQLIEERTTIGDIITLHTLKQGKLAVVELDLPEDRCSSCSVPLRELGLPAGCVLVSILRGDEVIIPQGSSMLQPGDTVIAVTEPELEGELKRILTT from the coding sequence ATGAGGATAGTGATCATGGGCGGCGGAAAGGTGGGTTTCTTCCTCGCGGAGCTGCTGGGGGGCAAGGGTCACCAGGTGACGGTGATCGAGAGGAACCGCGAGTTGTGCGAAAGGCTAGCGGTGGAGACCTCGGCGGTGGTGATCCAGGGAGACGGATGCGACCTGCGCTACCAGGAGGAGGCGGACGTGGGAGGCGCGGAGGTCTTCGCCGCCGTCACCGGTGACGACGACGACAACCTGGTGGCGTGCCAGCTGGCCAGGACCTATTTCCAGGTGCCGAGGACGGTGGCGCGGGTAAACAACCCCAAGAACGAGCGCATCTTCAACCTCCTGGGGGTGGACGCCATCTCCAGCACCACGGTCATCGCCCAGCTCATCGAGGAGCGGACCACTATCGGGGACATCATCACCCTCCACACTTTGAAGCAGGGCAAGCTGGCGGTGGTGGAACTGGACCTCCCCGAGGACCGCTGCTCCTCGTGCAGCGTGCCCTTACGGGAGCTCGGGCTTCCCGCGGGATGTGTGCTGGTGTCCATCCTCAGGGGGGATGAGGTGATCATCCCCCAGGGGAGTTCGATGCTGCAGCCGGGAGACACGGTCATCGCGGTGACCGAGCCCGAGCTGGAGGGCGAGCTCAAGCGCATCCTCACCACCTGA
- a CDS encoding transposase yields the protein MSLMAGIPMDAEVAAICGAKCRERSEKRVNSRNGHRQRRPRSSGGELALAGKNGFL from the coding sequence ATGAGCTTGATGGCGGGCATACCCATGGACGCCGAGGTGGCTGCCATCTGCGGGGCGAAGTGCCGGGAGAGATCGGAGAAGCGCGTGAACTCGAGGAACGGGCATCGGCAGCGGCGCCCTCGGTCCAGCGGGGGTGAGCTTGCGCTCGCGGGGAAGAACGGGTTTCTGTAA